The following nucleotide sequence is from uncultured Methanobrevibacter sp..
AATTTATTGTACGTGATACATTATTGAATGTTGATTTGACTGCTAAGGATGTAGTTAAATATTACAAGGGTAGTGAACAGTTAATCATCTATTTAAAATCCGAGTCCGGTAAAGCCATTGTTGGCGAGTCAATTTATGTTAAACTTAACGGAAAAGAGTCTGAAATTTTAACTGACAGTTCCGGCAAAGCAGTGCTCGATTTGAATTTGCCTTCTGGAAATTACGTTGCACTAATATTTTTCAATGAAACTGACAGATATCGTTCAGCTTCAACCAATGCATCAATCAATATTTCTAAAACTGTTGAAGGAATTGATGTAATTAAATTGTATGGTACTGGAACACAGTATTTTGCAATATTTTGTGATTCCAACGGTAAGGCTTTGGGAAATACAAAAGTCACATTTAAAATTGGAAGCAATTCCGTTACCACAAAAACATTGCCTAACGGAATATCCAAACTAAATATTAATTTTAAGGTTGGAAGTTACACTATTGAAGCAAAAAATCCTGTAACTGGTGAAAAGGCATACAATAATATTTTGATTTTCAAAAGATTAGCGGGAAATAAAGGCTTTTCACAATACTACGGTGCAAATAAAAATTATAAGGTGCGTGCCTATGGTGATAACGGAAAGCCTGTCGGTTCAGGTGTAAAAGTTAAAATTAGAATAAATGGAAAGACATATAATGTAAAAACCAATAAAAAAGGTTACGCATTGTTTAAAATTAAACTTAAGCCTAAAACTTACACAATTACAGCTACCTACAAAGGATATAAGGTATCCAATAAAATTAAGGTCAAATCAACAATTATTACTAAGAATTTATCTAAAAAGAAATCAAAAACCGCAAAATTCAAAGCCAAACTAGTTAACAAAAAAGGTAAAATATTGAAAAATAAGAAGATTACTTTCAAATTCAAAGGTAAAAAATATGTTGTTAAAACAAACAAAAAAGGAATAGCTGCCATTACTATAAAATCCTCTTTAAAAGTGGGCAAGTATAAAATAGTCACTAGCTATGGGAAACTAAAGGTTTCAAATAAAATTGTTGTAAAAAAATAGGGTTTTTTCAAACCTTTAATTTTTTTATTTTTTTTATGTAGATTACTGATTTCATTTTATCTGATTTTTATCATGCTTTCATTATTTTTAATTTATCTCCTCATAATTTTGCATTTGTGAGTTAAATATTATAATATAATTTACCAATATTTCATTTAAACGCAATGAAAAATCTTATTAATTTTTTCATCCAAAGTTATAATCATGATTTTCAAACTTCAAGCCAAAGGTCATAAAAATGTAACCTCTCATCACAAGTCCACTTTTGAAATTACAAAAGATCCTGAAATCGGTCCAACTGCAGATTGCATTGTAGGAACAGGTGCTGATAAATCAATGCTTGACTTTCCTCAGGAACTTAAAGATAAAATCGCCAACTCAAAAAGCAGAATAACTGTTATTTTGGATACTGAAAACGGTCATGATGAAATTGTCGGCTTTGGCCATGAGGATTTGACCTTGACTCATCCAACAGATATTGTGTGCAGAACTAGTGATTATACCTGTTCAAGGACATTGATGATTAAAGCAGATAAGGCTGCAAAAGATTTGAATCAAGATTTGATTGAAGATTTGAAAAATGATGGGATTATGGAAGTTACCATAAAGGTTGATACTTAAATTAAATTTTTTAGAAAAATTAGCTTTTTTTTAATGTCTATACTGTAGTTTTACCTCACGATACTACTCATTAGACATTAAAACCATTTAATAGATTTCGAGGTTTTCTTCATTGAATTGAACTACCCCAACTTATAGAAGTTGGGGATTCTTACTTCACGTTTTGTTAATAATTTATTTTTAATTTAATTTATGGTTTGAGAATTCAAAAGTCGTGAAAATTGTGATAAAAATAGTTAACTTTAAATAAGTTAAGGGATATATTTTTTTATAACTACTTTTGTTTTATGCGGGGGTGGTCGAGCGGTCAAAGGCGCTAGGTTGAGGGCCTAGTGGGTTAGTCCCTTCGCGGGTTCAAGTCCCGTCCCCCGCACCATTTATATAAAAATTCTTATTTTGAAAAGTTTATTAATCATTAAATCAAATATATTTCTCAATTGGAGGAATTTAATTTGATTAAAAAAACATTTTTTATTTTATCAATTTTTGCATTAATTGTCCTATCGCTATCCTGTGTAAGTGCAGCAGATACAGGTAATAATGCTACAGCTAATCTTGAAGACTTGGCTGGTGAAATCAACTCAACTGATGTTGGTGAAACACTTAATCTAAATCAGGATTACAAAAGCACAAATTCATCAAATCAAATTATAATTTCAAAATCAATCACAATTGATGGAAACAATCATACGATAGAGGCTCCTGATGTGGAAAGAGTGTTTTTGGTAAATGCGGATAATGTCTGCATTAAAAATTTAAATTTTATCAATTCAAAAGCAACAGGCCTTGCTGGGGGAGTCATCTCCTGGTGGGGAAATAATGGCTCATTGTCCAATTGTAATTTTGAAAATAACTCTGCTTCATCAGCTGCAGGGGCAGTTTTGTGGAAAGGAAATAATGGACTTATTGAAAACTGTAATTTCATGAACAATAATGTAACTTACGGTCCTGCAGTCGGCCTAACAAGTGGTGAGAGTTTTGATCCTCACCAGATTCACATTCAGGTGGTAAACAGTGAAGGGGGAGCTCTTTATTTGCAGGGATATAACCTTCTTGTCAATAATTGCAATTTCCTGAACAATCTTGCACTTTTTCATGGCGG
It contains:
- a CDS encoding DUF371 domain-containing protein; its protein translation is MIFKLQAKGHKNVTSHHKSTFEITKDPEIGPTADCIVGTGADKSMLDFPQELKDKIANSKSRITVILDTENGHDEIVGFGHEDLTLTHPTDIVCRTSDYTCSRTLMIKADKAAKDLNQDLIEDLKNDGIMEVTIKVDT